DNA sequence from the Dreissena polymorpha isolate Duluth1 chromosome 3, UMN_Dpol_1.0, whole genome shotgun sequence genome:
tttatcaacaataatatttatcattgtattgttgaaaacacattaagaatctattatttacataccataattatattgctgaatatcttcatttaacatatttctggtctaaagaaaattccaggtcacctagttcacggatagcgtctttattatataacgattattttactggccgccaactccggtgatgacctgtatataaactctgaatgtccgcgaattgacccgatatacctcgcgggttgaaatgcaatgctttaaagtgaggcctcgcttccattgctctttatacttttacatgttaacatgttgacaggaataaggaagtaagtactaaatatgagaacatagccttttaagtataaacgctcttgcgctggtaatactgtgaaaataaaaggtgtacgcacaaactgtattgatgtcgagaattgagtgtaaaactgttctatctattaagccttctcattcgagataaaattgtttcatacagtaaaacagtgttacaaagacgcggatatgtttccaatgttctggtggtaaacTCAAATCATTCAAtgtaataaatgaagtgtattcattcgtacctagccgcgggaaattttattggaattttattggacacttacaaaggtcaggctaaggtgaaaagctggcttatgcagcttacgccgaaaaagttgcaacacctaacaccttaagcccttaagacttaaagatatacatatacaactgtgcgtgtggtgagaatattagtcgagtttaaaacaggataaaagcaaaaacatgtgatctaaggaaggaacactgatgtagacagcactgatttaaatccagggatcgtatcagcgctgactacataagatggaagtgtgtttcattgtacaactgttcttggaaagaaagaaaatttgtggtaatcagctgtacttggtggtatttggtatgccatgtggTGGTGATGGCAtgagtgtctaatgtatggagtgatatagtgaaggggattgacgtcaacatgattatatactattttatggaacaaaatgagtctagcttgttgtcttcttgattgcaaggtattccaattctaatccttaattatatttgtgaccgtgcctggtgtcttgctgtaattattcgttacaaatctggcggcttgacgctgaacattttcaattttatcaatatctatctgatggtaagggtcccacacactagaCCAATATTCCAAGGATGGTTTAACAATCctgttatatgccgctgccttagtttctattttagaagaatgaatgtttcgttttaagaatccAAAGCTCTGGCTTGCTTTACTACTTAATTTATTACGTGAGGTGACCAGTTCaaagttgagcttacttcaacgccaagataaatggcttggtttacaacagacagaggtTGATTGTGAAGAGCGTAGGCTGTTTTAATGGTTTAAGGTTTCTCGTAACCtgcatgatatgacatttttctatgttaaaagacaTCTTCCATTTCAGCTCCCACAATGATAGACTATCTAGATCTCTCTGAAACTGACTAGTGTCAGCCAAAGTTTTTATGGATCTGTACATGACACAGTCATCCGCAAATAGGCGGACGTTTGACTTCACAGACGAAGGTAGATCATTAATGTAGAGCAGAAACAGAAGAGGCCCAAGACCTGATCCCTGGGGTACGCAAGGAATTACAGGGGCCATGGTGGAAGTTGCCCCATCTACTACAACCTGTTGACTACGGTTACCAAGAAAAGCTTTAATCCAAGAGTGTGTAGTGCCCGTGATGCCGTAATGGGCTAGTTTCAGCAACAATCTACCGTGATGTACAACATCGAATGCTTTGCTAAAATCCATGTAGGCAACATCCATCTGGTCTCTCTGCATGGTAGAAGCTAAGTCATGGATAAAACACACAAGTTGGGTTTCGCAAGACCGCCGGGCTCGAAAGCCATGTTGGTTGTCAAACCAGGATATTAAAGTTGTAAAGATGTACTAAGATGTTACTTACAACGATATGCTCAAACAATCTACAAGCAATACATGTTAATGAGACTGGTCTATAATTACTAGCTTGGTACTTTTCACCTTTTTAAAAAATAGGAGCTACAAAAGCCATGGACCAGTCAGAAGGGACAGAACCAGAAATAAGTGCTTTgttaaaaagaattttaaaaataGGTGCAATTTCTTTGCACATTCCAGTAAGATTCTGGGTTTGATTTGGTCTGGCCCTGAGGATTCAGTTTTAGTAGGAGTTTCTTAACACCATTTACCGTAATATTAATTGATGGCATGTTTTTATACGGACTATTACCAAGATCTGGATATGAGCTGTTTGTGTCATTAGTGAAAACAGAAGAAATGTGTTTAAGACTTCAGCTTTTTCCTTGGGGTTAGATTTTAAGACCCCATCATCTCTAAAGGGTGCTACACCACATGAGTcattttttaagctttttatgAACCCCCAAAAACGTTTATTTGTCCCATGTTTATGTTCTGTTTCATCACATATTATGTTGTTCATGTAGTCCCAGTAAGAGTTACGAATTTTCTTTTGTATTAATGATCTGATCTTCTGAATTTTTGGAAGTAAAGTGTAATTCTTAGTCTTTTTCATTTTGCTATAAGTCCGGTCACGTTTTTTCATTAGCTTTTTAATGTCAGAATTCAGCCATGGTAGATGCGTCTTGCCAAAAACAGTTTTAGTTGGTATGTATTTTTCAGCAAGTGTGTTAAGACAGACTTTGAAATTGTCCCAATGCTTCTGGACATTCatatcattaatattgtttacatttatacaatttattaaacCAGTTTTGATTTCCGACCAGTTAGCCTTGTCAAACAGAAGTATTTTCCGTTTCTTTTTCCGATTTATTTAAGCAGAggataaaatatcaacaaaagggATGCAGTGTCAGCAGTGATCACTAAAACCTGAAATGACCTTAACTTTTTCGGCTAAAGAAGGATTAGACAAGAAAAACAGGTCAAGACATTTCCTAGTGGTATCAGATAGGCTTTTTGGTTCATCAACTATTTGGTTTAATGAATAAGTATCTGGAAAGTTTAAAATTGTGTTTCATTCTTCTGGGTGTGAAGCATTAGAGTCTacagttttatttttccaattgatTTCCCCAAGGTTAAAATCGCCCCCAATTAGAATTGTACTATTTAATTCATCAGTCAGACTGATGGTATGATCCAGCTCGTCTATACATGTAAAATCCCTGTCAGGTCGGTATGCACTGCAgaccagcacccgattgtataaacagttaaaccggcggttaaacacataccggcggttaaaagtcggtaacgtGTTGGTTACTGgccggtaagcgtttgtataaaatttggttagttataccaaTTGGTTAAAACCctgttaaaacataccctgcttccctaggtgggtaagtacaagtaaccgagaggtaacctacacaaaatggccgcggctcgcgacattataaaagctaaccatcgacgaccttcacaatttcgacgagtaaacaacaaattgctgcgactgacactttatttgacttaatttacagggcaatacgatttccgacttcggacgacgaatttaaggacgcacagaacgtgtttttatattatgttatgggtatgccgtgtgtgatccgatgcatcaatggcgcccatgttaaaatcatttctccgagaacagggaacgacaaaagtacaaacaaaaaacaaaacacgttcgaactagtatctttcctttaataatcctttaaaatccataaataattcatttaattcaataatatacgattttgcatctagggtctttaataattatgttagcaAAGTTAAATAAAGACCATATGCCGTCCTATCACTATTCAAATGAGTTTAataactcaataaactttcttcttcgtcacaagctacgtcatgtactctatgtacattactgctgttaaaatgaaccggagcagtttattaaatgagccttgttctgagaaaattgggcttaatgcatgtgcgttaagtgtcgtgtcatcccagattagcctgtgcagtccgcacaggctaatcagggacgacactttccgccttaacttgattttcggtaaggagggacttccttgaaaatcAAAATACCAgaaaagcgcaaagtgtcgtccctgaatagattgtgtggactgcacagactaatctgggacgacactttacgcacatgcattaagccaagattTCTCAGCACGCGgctcaaataatagccgttggtgaactcagTTGCATTTGCAGTTTTAttcatacaaagatatatttaaacttgaataatgtttaatttgtctatggtaaattctcttattgtacaagaaaataatttaatattttaataaacaaagaatggaaaacaccccattacacaacagataaatgaatgCATTATACCCGTGTACtaaatgggacattccgaattccagtgtggtgttATTAATCCATTGGTGTTAATAATGACCAGTTATTTTGCGAAAGATATTATTTCCCGTATTATTTTGTAACGCAGTCATTAAAACGGGATATAAGACAAATAAGAAGAATAGcatagcatgttacgacgaccatgtttACTTttaatgttacatctagaacaactagaagaatagacgtctttgcaagcactctcttgcagtttgaaagcaccagggattccgctcaatgatgcaaatcccgacatcattatcaat
Encoded proteins:
- the LOC127872482 gene encoding uncharacterized protein LOC127872482 translates to MANNGSGVNNPYTSTPKPSGVIQSPQMNGSFLQAASTMQRDQMDVAYMDFSKAFDVVHHGRLLLKLAHYGITGTTHSWIKAFLGNRSQQVVVDGATSTMAPVIPCVPQGSGLGPLLFLLYINDLPSSVKSNVRLFADDCVMYRSIKTLADTNRERVRKAARISKTPYGISEQFPMEVMDTRQKLIHITKKAREQNKEAFLKVDRLFIDGREYKPSA